The Comamonas piscis region TCTGGGCAATGCCTGGGTGGAGTTGTTCCGCAACATCCCCTTGCTGGTACAAATTTTCCTGTGGTACCACGTCGTGCCCGCCATCTTCCCCGCACTGAAGCAAGTGCCTGGGTTCCTGCTGGTGGTGCTGGCGCTGGGCTTTTTTACCTCGGCGCGTATCGCCGAGCAACTGCGTGCCGGTATCTTGGCGCTGCCCCGTGGTCAGCGTTATGCAGGCATGGCTCTGGGTTTCACGACCTTCCAGTACTACCGCTATGTGCTGCTGCCGATGGCCTACCGCATCATCATCCCGCCGCTCACCAGCGAGTCGATGAACATCTTCAAGAATTCGTCGGTGGCGTTTGCCGTGTCGGTGGCTGAACTGACCTTGTTCGCGATGCAGGCGCAAGAGGAAACCTCGCGCGGTATCGAGGTCTACCTGGCGGTGACCGCGCTGTACATGATCTCGGCCTTCGTGATCAACCGCATCATGGCCTTCATTGAAAAGAGAAGCCGCATCCCAGGCTTCATTGCCGCAGGCGGATCGGGAGGTCACTGAGATGAATTTGAATCTTGATTTTTCGTTCTACAACTGGGACCTGATCCAGAACTTCGTCATCAAGGGCCTGGTGTTCAGCGTGATGCTGACCATCGTCGCGACCTTGGGCGGTATCTTCTTTGGCACCTTGCTGGCGCTGATGCGCCTGTCGGGCAAGAAGGCGCTGGTGGTGCCTGCCACCATCTACGTCAACGGCATGCGTTCCGTGCCACTGGT contains the following coding sequences:
- a CDS encoding amino acid ABC transporter permease, with the protein product MNWDWQVFCEDTIERQVVQGCFGKNGDVTYLDWLLSAWGWTISVSLCALVIALVVGSIVGTLRTLPDRPWTVRLGNAWVELFRNIPLLVQIFLWYHVVPAIFPALKQVPGFLLVVLALGFFTSARIAEQLRAGILALPRGQRYAGMALGFTTFQYYRYVLLPMAYRIIIPPLTSESMNIFKNSSVAFAVSVAELTLFAMQAQEETSRGIEVYLAVTALYMISAFVINRIMAFIEKRSRIPGFIAAGGSGGH